The Corallococcus caeni genome includes a region encoding these proteins:
- a CDS encoding TldD/PmbA family protein: MNYEQLAKKIVQRAVKKGAKQAEAYLEVGRQSSVRVREGQIEDLTEATSKGVGVRVIVKDRLGFAYTSDFTTAGLERVVDLAVQLAEAAAPNKLNGLPGAKDLGKRGDTGALFDPKVANLPGDWKINAALEAERAGRAQDARVATFDSVSAGDFVAEVYLASSEGASGGYSGTYVYLVAVPVASQDGQLQTGYWLDYKRFLDDLESPESIGREATKRAVRMLGAKPVKTQQVPVVFDPLVAASFVGNLSQAANGNAVYQQSSVLAPHVGKRLAGKHVSLVDDGLLPRGLATAPFDGEGVPTRRTPIIDQGVLSGFLYDAFTARKAKARTTGNASRGYSALPGIGTTNLYLEKGTKTPEELIREVPQGLYVTALLGHGADPVSGDMSCGANGLWIENGELTHPVQEVTVAGHLLQMLKDVDAVGSDLQFRGGSVGAPTVRFRQLTVSGA, from the coding sequence GTGAACTACGAACAGCTCGCGAAGAAGATCGTCCAGCGCGCCGTGAAGAAGGGCGCGAAGCAGGCGGAGGCGTACCTGGAGGTGGGCCGCCAGAGCAGCGTGCGCGTCCGCGAAGGGCAGATTGAGGACCTCACGGAGGCCACCAGCAAGGGCGTGGGCGTGCGGGTCATCGTGAAGGACCGGCTGGGCTTCGCGTACACGTCCGACTTCACCACCGCGGGGCTGGAGCGCGTGGTGGACCTGGCCGTGCAACTGGCGGAGGCCGCCGCGCCCAACAAGCTCAACGGCCTGCCCGGCGCGAAGGACCTGGGCAAGCGCGGGGACACCGGCGCTCTCTTCGACCCGAAGGTCGCGAACCTGCCCGGGGACTGGAAGATCAACGCGGCGCTGGAGGCGGAGCGCGCGGGCCGGGCGCAGGACGCGCGCGTGGCCACGTTCGACTCCGTGTCCGCGGGCGACTTCGTGGCGGAGGTGTACCTCGCGTCCAGCGAGGGCGCGTCCGGCGGCTACTCCGGTACGTACGTGTACCTGGTCGCGGTGCCGGTGGCGTCGCAGGACGGGCAGCTCCAGACGGGCTACTGGCTGGACTACAAGCGCTTCCTGGACGACCTGGAGTCGCCCGAGTCCATCGGCCGAGAGGCCACGAAGCGCGCCGTGCGCATGCTGGGTGCGAAGCCGGTGAAGACGCAGCAGGTGCCGGTGGTGTTCGACCCGCTGGTGGCCGCGAGCTTCGTGGGCAACCTGTCCCAGGCCGCCAACGGCAACGCCGTGTACCAGCAGTCCAGCGTGCTCGCGCCCCACGTGGGCAAGCGGCTGGCCGGCAAGCACGTCTCGCTGGTGGACGACGGCCTGTTGCCCCGGGGCCTGGCCACCGCGCCCTTCGACGGCGAGGGCGTCCCCACCCGCCGCACGCCCATCATTGATCAGGGCGTGCTGTCCGGCTTCCTCTACGACGCCTTCACCGCGCGCAAGGCGAAGGCGCGCACCACGGGCAACGCGTCGCGCGGCTACAGCGCGCTGCCGGGCATCGGCACCACCAATCTCTACCTGGAGAAGGGCACGAAGACGCCGGAGGAGCTCATCCGGGAGGTGCCCCAGGGCCTCTACGTCACCGCCCTCCTGGGCCACGGCGCGGATCCGGTGTCCGGGGACATGTCCTGCGGGGCCAACGGCCTTTGGATTGAAAACGGTGAGCTGACGCACCCGGTACAGGAGGTCACCGTCGCGGGCCACCTCCTCCAGATGTTGAAGGACGTGGACGCGGTGGGCAGCGACCTCCAGTTCCGCGGCGGCAGCGTGGGCGCGCCCACTGTCCGCTTCCGACAGCTCACCGTGTCGGGCGCGTAG
- a CDS encoding ParB N-terminal domain-containing protein, whose protein sequence is MAAKSARRSAPAKSKSATPRKPRRKKAEPRSRGLGPHEVASEAVAFPEALLQAVREDGGEVLSVYRDPLGGHPVVFAVLPIDKVEPTPYQRDLSEPHVKRLATAMERLDRFLDPVIAVRVEGHYWTPNGNHRLNASKMLGAKSIVALLLPEEDVAFQILALNTEKAHNLKERSLEVIRMARGLVGANRPGKESAFAHLFEEPSFLTLGAAYEKRPRFSAGAYHPFVKVVDGFQDVPLPEAIAVRDAQAERLLELDDAVVAIVSALKERGLQSPYLKNFVVARLNFLRFRKDGPPPTFDATVSRMLASARRFNVDNVRREDIGRMGGGPMEPDEEQA, encoded by the coding sequence ATGGCCGCGAAGTCCGCCCGCAGGTCCGCCCCCGCGAAGTCGAAGTCGGCCACGCCGCGCAAGCCGCGCCGCAAGAAGGCCGAACCGAGGTCGCGGGGCCTGGGCCCCCACGAGGTGGCGAGCGAGGCCGTGGCCTTCCCCGAAGCCCTCCTCCAGGCGGTGCGCGAGGACGGCGGCGAGGTGCTCTCCGTCTACCGCGACCCCTTGGGCGGCCACCCCGTCGTCTTCGCGGTGCTCCCCATCGACAAGGTGGAGCCCACGCCCTACCAGCGCGACCTGTCCGAGCCCCACGTCAAGCGGCTCGCCACCGCGATGGAGCGGTTGGATCGCTTCCTGGATCCCGTCATCGCCGTGCGCGTGGAGGGCCACTACTGGACGCCCAACGGCAACCACCGCCTCAACGCCAGCAAGATGCTGGGCGCGAAGTCCATCGTCGCGCTGCTGCTGCCCGAAGAGGACGTGGCCTTTCAAATCCTGGCCCTCAACACGGAGAAGGCCCACAACCTGAAGGAGCGCTCGCTGGAGGTCATCCGCATGGCGCGCGGGCTCGTGGGCGCGAACCGCCCGGGCAAGGAGTCCGCCTTCGCCCACCTCTTCGAGGAGCCCTCCTTCCTCACCCTGGGCGCCGCCTACGAGAAGCGCCCCCGCTTCTCCGCGGGCGCCTACCACCCCTTCGTCAAGGTGGTGGACGGCTTCCAGGACGTGCCGCTGCCGGAGGCCATCGCCGTGCGCGACGCCCAGGCGGAGCGGCTGCTGGAGCTGGACGACGCGGTGGTGGCCATCGTCTCCGCCCTCAAGGAGCGCGGCCTCCAGAGCCCCTACCTCAAGAACTTCGTCGTGGCCCGGCTCAACTTCCTGCGCTTCCGCAAGGACGGCCCCCCTCCCACCTTCGACGCCACCGTGAGCCGCATGCTGGCCAGCGCCCGGCGCTTCAACGTGGACAATGTGCGCCGCGAGGACATCGGCCGCATGGGCGGCGGCCCCATGGAACCGGACGAAGAGCAGGCCTGA
- a CDS encoding sigma-54-dependent transcriptional regulator has product MTSPTVLVVDDDRANLDSVARIFQREGFATLTAAQGTEALELLRRPEVSVMVTDLMMPGMDGQELLKASRAIRPDVEVVLMTAYGTVETAVAAMKDGAYDFITKPLKRHALVKAVQKALEKQALVQENTSLKAKLAEINPAGGRAMVGQSPAFRAMLDTIRQAAPSTATVLLLGESGTGKELAARALHEHSARAKQSFIAVNCGAIPESILEAELFGVERGAYTGAVTRREGRFERAHGGTLFLDEVGEMPLSAQVKLLRVLQEGELERLGGTQTVKVDVRLVAATNKDLQKEVAEGRFREDLYYRLHVVEIRVPALASRREDIPLLAEAFLRRFSAKNGKVLRGFSPDALNVLENYAWPGNVRELEHAVERAVVLARTDVLEASDLPESVRKGPLGSAGQLVIPIGTPMEEIERRVIHETLRHTRGDKTLAARLLGIAARTIYRKLEREQGGPDVAPAAPSGPPSPTSAD; this is encoded by the coding sequence ATGACATCTCCCACGGTCCTGGTCGTCGACGACGACCGCGCCAACCTTGATTCCGTCGCCCGCATCTTCCAGCGGGAAGGCTTCGCCACGCTGACCGCCGCGCAGGGCACGGAGGCGCTGGAGCTGCTCCGGCGCCCCGAGGTCAGCGTCATGGTCACCGACCTGATGATGCCCGGCATGGACGGCCAGGAGCTGCTCAAAGCCAGCCGCGCCATCCGCCCGGACGTGGAGGTGGTGCTGATGACCGCCTACGGCACGGTGGAGACGGCCGTGGCGGCCATGAAGGACGGCGCCTACGACTTCATCACCAAGCCCCTCAAGCGCCACGCCCTGGTGAAGGCGGTGCAGAAGGCGCTGGAGAAGCAGGCGCTCGTCCAGGAGAACACCTCCCTCAAGGCGAAGCTCGCGGAGATCAACCCCGCCGGCGGCCGCGCCATGGTGGGCCAGTCCCCCGCCTTCCGCGCCATGCTGGACACCATCCGCCAGGCGGCGCCCTCCACCGCCACGGTGCTGCTCCTGGGCGAATCCGGCACCGGCAAGGAGCTGGCCGCCCGCGCGCTGCACGAGCACTCCGCCCGGGCGAAGCAGTCCTTCATCGCCGTCAACTGCGGCGCCATCCCGGAGAGCATCCTGGAGGCGGAGCTCTTCGGCGTGGAGCGCGGCGCGTACACCGGCGCCGTCACCCGGCGCGAGGGCCGCTTCGAGCGCGCCCACGGCGGCACGCTCTTCCTGGACGAGGTGGGCGAGATGCCCCTCTCCGCGCAGGTGAAGCTCTTGCGCGTGCTCCAGGAGGGAGAGCTGGAGCGGCTGGGCGGCACGCAGACGGTGAAGGTGGACGTGCGGCTCGTCGCCGCCACCAACAAGGACCTGCAGAAGGAGGTCGCCGAAGGGCGCTTCCGCGAGGACCTCTACTACCGACTGCACGTGGTGGAGATCCGCGTGCCCGCGCTCGCCTCGCGTCGCGAGGACATCCCGCTCCTGGCGGAGGCCTTCCTGCGCCGCTTCTCCGCGAAGAACGGCAAGGTGCTGCGCGGCTTCTCCCCGGACGCGCTGAACGTGCTGGAGAACTACGCGTGGCCCGGCAACGTGCGCGAACTGGAGCACGCCGTGGAGCGCGCCGTGGTGCTGGCCCGCACGGACGTGCTGGAGGCCAGCGACCTGCCGGAGTCCGTGCGCAAGGGGCCGCTGGGCTCGGCCGGTCAGCTCGTCATCCCCATCGGGACGCCCATGGAGGAGATTGAAAGGCGCGTCATCCACGAGACCCTGCGCCACACCCGGGGCGACAAGACGCTCGCCGCCCGCCTGCTGGGCATCGCCGCGCGCACCATCTACCGCAAGCTGGAGCGCGAGCAGGGCGGCCCGGACGTGGCCCCGGCCGCCCCCTCGGGGCCCCCCTCCCCCACCAGCGCGGACTGA
- the gspC gene encoding type II secretion system protein GspC: MELFFRKYFWSVNLLFILLVALLAARTVNLFVESSISPAPASEAPARVAQRTHAADSGLATIDAERLSRLTGVKLPEPEVAVKEPTAPEFDANAPPSKSGLRVKLLGTLVAANPDWSFASIQDMTTQRSQTYMIGNNLMGATIMEIERERVIINNNGRREFIDGQPGDGAVAAYTPPPTATPAATTPNSLGNGIKSTGENEYEVPKAEIDKTLSNLNDVAMQARIVPAFKDGQAVGFKLFSIRPDSIYSKIGVQNGDVIRRINGFDMNSPEKALEIYSKLKDSSRIEIEIERNGAPIRKSYNVR; this comes from the coding sequence ATGGAACTCTTCTTTCGCAAGTACTTCTGGAGCGTGAACCTGTTGTTCATCCTGCTCGTCGCCCTCCTGGCGGCGCGCACGGTGAACCTGTTCGTTGAATCCTCCATCTCCCCCGCGCCCGCGTCCGAGGCTCCCGCCCGCGTCGCGCAGCGCACCCACGCCGCGGACAGCGGCCTCGCCACCATCGACGCGGAGCGCCTGTCGCGCCTCACCGGCGTGAAGCTCCCGGAGCCGGAGGTCGCGGTGAAGGAGCCCACGGCGCCGGAGTTCGACGCCAACGCCCCGCCGTCCAAGAGCGGCCTGCGCGTGAAGCTGCTGGGCACGCTCGTCGCGGCCAACCCGGACTGGTCCTTCGCGTCCATCCAGGACATGACCACCCAGCGGTCGCAGACGTACATGATCGGCAACAACCTGATGGGCGCCACGATCATGGAGATCGAACGCGAGCGCGTCATCATCAACAACAACGGCCGCCGCGAGTTCATCGACGGGCAGCCCGGTGACGGCGCCGTCGCCGCCTACACCCCGCCCCCCACGGCCACGCCCGCCGCCACCACGCCCAACAGCCTGGGCAACGGCATCAAGTCCACGGGTGAGAACGAGTACGAAGTCCCCAAGGCGGAGATCGACAAGACGTTGAGCAACCTCAACGACGTGGCGATGCAGGCGCGCATCGTGCCCGCCTTCAAGGACGGCCAGGCGGTGGGCTTCAAGCTGTTCTCCATCCGCCCGGACAGCATCTATTCGAAGATCGGCGTCCAGAACGGTGACGTCATCCGCCGCATCAACGGCTTCGACATGAACAGCCCCGAGAAGGCGCTGGAGATCTACTCGAAGCTGAAGGACTCCAGCCGCATCGAGATCGAGATCGAGCGCAACGGCGCGCCGATCCGCAAATCCTACAACGTCCGTTAA
- the gspD gene encoding type II secretion system secretin GspD yields the protein MKTTLPSWLLCLCLALSGSAWAQRRPTQPGTAAPAPAAQGERDRTITPQAGSNAAPAENQGPRQVPSCEQARRNARYGIYFDKVDIEKLVQTVSDATCRTFILPENVRGKISIIGPENGRVEVDADSFYSAFLAALDANGLAVYPYGRFLKIVDKRSAKQNPIPTIVDENTPYTTNEQMVTKLFKIKYVEVEPLRGVLQQLVSKDGDTIPYPPDTIIVNDVGSNIHRLERLINQLDSRSSSDEMRIIQVQYATAQDVANTIQKLFEAKAGAGGRAGQRPGNFTQGTPGQPPPGAEGVSGGTDTGGAATLSQIIPDERTNKLIVVASPAAFGRIQDLVREIDIPSGSGNKINVYPLENANSEELASTLQSLAQGTANRPQRGPIPQQAQGLPRAPAQAAELFSGEVKISADKGTNSLVIVASQADYKNMVQIIQQLDQPRRQVFVEAVIMEVNLDRNSEFGINFHQGFSLKTDDGAIPGILGTNYSGGSIPPSFSLANLASMGGFLAGIQGPVLPELKALGIDIPAFGVVLNAMQQSSDVNVLSTPHLLTSDNEEAEITVGQNVPFQSGFTPSALGSSVTGAGTNGGINPSLLGSLGGLGSLYAPITRQNVELKLTVKPQINESDYIRLVITEQTEEIASSDPVLGPTTSKRSAKTTVIAKDMETVVIGGIMQDRTLESVSKVPVLGDIPLLGHLFRDTTRRKTKTNLLLFLTPYIIRGQEDFRRIFERKMKERQQFVEQFYGQVPGYDVAVDFSRKPGPLSRMNQAVIKEEQRVENGGSGTSNERVIRPAGAPPAAGGAAPASPSPARPGEQAPPPQEGATPSPEGEQAPRNFEAPPEGSERSVPAPQPEVIAPTPDADTERLRIQPGDGE from the coding sequence ATGAAGACGACGCTCCCGTCCTGGCTGCTCTGTCTGTGCCTCGCGCTCTCCGGCTCCGCGTGGGCCCAGCGCCGTCCCACCCAGCCCGGTACCGCTGCCCCCGCTCCCGCGGCCCAGGGTGAACGCGACCGGACCATCACCCCGCAGGCCGGAAGCAACGCCGCGCCCGCGGAGAACCAGGGCCCCCGCCAGGTGCCCTCGTGCGAGCAGGCCCGGCGCAACGCGCGCTACGGCATCTACTTCGACAAGGTGGACATCGAGAAGCTCGTCCAGACCGTGTCGGATGCCACCTGCCGCACCTTCATCCTCCCGGAGAACGTGCGCGGGAAGATCTCCATCATCGGTCCGGAGAACGGCCGCGTGGAGGTGGACGCGGACTCGTTCTACTCCGCGTTCCTCGCCGCGCTCGACGCGAACGGGCTGGCCGTCTACCCGTACGGCCGCTTCCTGAAGATCGTCGACAAGCGCTCGGCGAAGCAGAACCCCATCCCGACCATCGTGGACGAGAACACCCCGTACACGACGAACGAGCAGATGGTCACCAAGCTGTTCAAGATCAAGTACGTGGAGGTGGAGCCGCTGCGCGGCGTCCTCCAGCAGCTCGTGTCCAAGGACGGCGACACCATCCCGTACCCGCCGGACACCATCATCGTCAACGACGTGGGCTCCAACATCCACCGCCTGGAGCGCCTCATCAACCAGCTGGACAGCCGCTCCTCCAGCGACGAGATGCGCATCATCCAGGTGCAGTACGCCACCGCGCAGGACGTGGCCAACACCATCCAGAAGCTCTTTGAGGCCAAGGCCGGCGCGGGCGGCCGCGCAGGCCAGCGCCCCGGCAACTTCACGCAGGGCACCCCCGGCCAGCCTCCGCCCGGCGCGGAGGGCGTGTCCGGCGGCACCGACACCGGCGGCGCGGCGACCCTGTCGCAGATCATCCCGGACGAGCGCACCAACAAGCTCATCGTCGTGGCCAGCCCCGCCGCCTTCGGCCGCATCCAGGACCTGGTGCGGGAGATCGACATCCCGTCCGGCAGCGGCAACAAGATCAACGTCTACCCGCTGGAGAACGCCAACTCCGAGGAGCTGGCCAGCACGCTCCAGTCGCTCGCGCAGGGCACCGCCAACCGCCCCCAGCGCGGCCCCATCCCGCAGCAGGCGCAGGGCCTGCCGCGCGCGCCCGCACAGGCCGCGGAGCTCTTCAGCGGCGAGGTGAAGATCTCCGCCGACAAGGGCACCAACTCGCTGGTCATCGTCGCCAGCCAGGCGGACTACAAGAACATGGTCCAGATCATCCAGCAGCTGGACCAGCCGCGCCGCCAGGTGTTCGTGGAGGCGGTCATCATGGAAGTGAACCTGGACCGCAACAGCGAGTTCGGCATCAACTTCCACCAGGGCTTCAGCCTCAAGACGGACGACGGCGCCATCCCCGGAATCCTGGGCACCAACTACTCCGGCGGCTCCATCCCCCCGTCCTTCTCCCTGGCGAACCTGGCCAGCATGGGCGGCTTCCTCGCCGGCATCCAGGGCCCCGTCCTGCCGGAGCTCAAGGCGCTGGGCATCGACATCCCGGCCTTCGGCGTGGTGCTCAACGCCATGCAGCAGTCGTCCGACGTGAACGTGCTGTCCACGCCGCACCTGCTCACCAGCGACAACGAGGAGGCGGAGATCACGGTGGGCCAGAACGTGCCCTTCCAGTCCGGCTTCACCCCGTCCGCGCTGGGCAGCTCCGTCACCGGCGCCGGCACCAACGGCGGCATCAACCCGTCGCTCCTGGGCTCGCTGGGCGGCCTGGGGTCGCTGTACGCCCCCATCACCCGCCAGAACGTGGAGCTCAAGCTCACCGTCAAGCCGCAGATCAACGAGAGCGACTACATCCGCCTCGTCATCACGGAGCAGACGGAGGAGATCGCCTCCTCGGACCCCGTCCTGGGCCCCACCACGTCGAAGCGCAGCGCCAAGACGACCGTCATCGCCAAGGACATGGAGACGGTGGTGATTGGCGGCATCATGCAGGACCGCACGCTGGAGTCCGTCTCCAAGGTGCCGGTGCTGGGTGACATCCCGCTCCTGGGCCACCTGTTCCGCGACACCACGCGCCGCAAGACGAAGACGAACCTGCTGCTCTTCCTCACGCCCTACATCATCCGCGGCCAGGAGGACTTCCGTCGCATCTTCGAGCGCAAGATGAAGGAGCGGCAGCAGTTCGTGGAGCAGTTCTACGGCCAGGTCCCCGGCTACGACGTCGCGGTGGACTTCAGCCGCAAGCCCGGCCCCCTGTCGCGCATGAACCAGGCCGTCATCAAGGAAGAGCAGCGGGTGGAGAACGGCGGCAGCGGCACCTCCAACGAACGGGTCATCCGTCCGGCTGGCGCGCCCCCGGCCGCTGGCGGCGCGGCGCCCGCTTCTCCGTCTCCCGCGCGGCCGGGCGAGCAGGCCCCGCCTCCGCAGGAAGGTGCCACGCCCTCCCCCGAGGGCGAGCAGGCGCCGCGAAATTTCGAGGCGCCTCCGGAGGGTTCGGAGAGATCAGTCCCCGCGCCACAGCCCGAGGTGATCGCGCCCACGCCGGACGCGGACACCGAGCGGCTGCGCATCCAGCCGGGAGACGGAGAGTAA
- the gspE gene encoding type II secretion system ATPase GspE, whose protein sequence is MDLTADTTTSQDTAATPAVSGGRNDATQVVAHGQAYLCGRPLGEILRALVPALTPEKIQEALAAQQEKGGRLGEVLVGMKAVSEEDVARALGHQLDLPYLQRIFVEEVDAELVKRIPINFARQTQLLPLSVEGDEVVLAVADPLDTTALDHARLLLGQAIQPRIALASTIVDAINSVYDRSVNEAEALVDEMETTEDLDSLAHELEEPKDLLDADDEAPVIRLVNSVLFRAAKERASDIHIEPMERELLVRFRIDGVLQEVIKPPKRYQNSIIARVKVMGQLNIAEKRLPQDGRIRIKLAGRDIDIRLSTTPTSFGERIVMRLLDKTATLLDLAEIGMSPQVLGNMESVIKRSHGIVLVTGPTGSGKTTTLYGALSKINTTDLNILTVEDPVEYQLKGIGQMAIAPKIGLTFAQGLRSFLRQDPDVIMVGEIRDKETAEIAIQASLTGHLVLSTVHTNDAAGAVTRLVDMGVQPFLVASSLTGILAQRLVRRVCPDCRQAYTPTDAELKELGYTVASFKAKFNTDRIYRAVGCPSCNRNGYRGRSGIYEFLFVDDDVRQLVLKNVDASTIKKSALAKGMTTLLDDGVRKIAMGETTIAEVLSITQEDI, encoded by the coding sequence ATGGACCTGACCGCCGACACCACGACCTCTCAAGACACCGCCGCGACGCCCGCCGTGTCCGGCGGCCGCAACGACGCCACGCAGGTCGTCGCCCACGGGCAGGCCTACCTCTGTGGCCGGCCGCTCGGGGAGATCCTCCGCGCGCTCGTGCCCGCCCTCACCCCGGAGAAGATCCAGGAGGCGCTCGCCGCCCAGCAGGAGAAGGGCGGGCGGCTGGGGGAGGTCCTGGTGGGCATGAAGGCCGTCAGCGAGGAGGACGTCGCGCGCGCCCTGGGCCACCAGCTGGACCTGCCCTACCTCCAGCGCATCTTCGTGGAGGAGGTGGACGCGGAGCTGGTCAAGCGCATCCCCATCAACTTCGCCCGCCAGACGCAGCTGCTCCCGCTCTCCGTGGAGGGTGACGAGGTGGTGCTCGCGGTGGCGGATCCGCTGGACACCACCGCGTTGGACCACGCGCGCCTGCTGTTGGGCCAGGCCATCCAGCCGCGCATCGCGCTGGCCTCCACCATCGTGGACGCCATCAACAGCGTGTACGACCGCTCCGTCAACGAGGCCGAGGCGCTCGTGGACGAAATGGAGACCACGGAGGACCTGGACTCGCTGGCGCACGAGCTGGAGGAGCCCAAGGACCTGCTGGACGCGGACGACGAAGCCCCCGTCATCCGGCTGGTGAACTCCGTGCTCTTCCGCGCCGCCAAGGAGCGCGCGAGCGACATCCACATCGAGCCCATGGAGCGCGAGCTCCTGGTGCGCTTCCGCATCGACGGCGTGCTCCAGGAGGTCATCAAGCCGCCCAAGCGCTACCAGAACTCCATCATCGCGCGCGTCAAGGTGATGGGGCAGCTGAACATCGCGGAGAAGCGCCTGCCGCAGGACGGCCGCATCCGCATCAAGCTCGCGGGCCGCGACATCGACATCCGTCTGTCCACCACGCCCACGTCCTTCGGCGAGCGCATCGTCATGCGTCTGCTCGACAAGACGGCGACGCTGCTGGACCTGGCGGAGATCGGCATGAGCCCGCAGGTGCTGGGCAACATGGAGTCCGTCATCAAGCGCTCGCACGGCATCGTGCTGGTGACGGGCCCCACGGGCTCCGGAAAGACGACCACGCTCTACGGCGCGCTCTCCAAGATCAACACCACGGACCTCAACATCCTCACCGTCGAGGACCCGGTCGAGTACCAGCTCAAGGGCATTGGCCAGATGGCCATCGCCCCGAAGATTGGCCTGACGTTCGCGCAGGGCCTGCGCTCCTTCCTCCGCCAGGACCCCGACGTCATCATGGTCGGTGAGATCCGCGACAAGGAGACGGCGGAGATCGCCATCCAGGCGTCCCTCACGGGCCACCTGGTGCTCTCCACGGTGCACACCAACGACGCGGCCGGCGCCGTGACGCGACTCGTGGACATGGGCGTGCAGCCCTTCCTCGTGGCGTCGTCGCTCACCGGCATCCTCGCCCAGCGCCTCGTGCGCCGGGTGTGCCCGGACTGCCGGCAGGCCTACACGCCCACGGACGCGGAGCTGAAGGAGCTGGGCTACACGGTCGCCAGCTTCAAGGCGAAGTTCAACACGGACCGCATCTACCGCGCGGTGGGCTGCCCGTCCTGCAACCGCAACGGCTACCGCGGCCGCTCCGGCATCTACGAGTTCCTCTTCGTGGACGACGACGTGCGCCAGCTGGTGCTCAAGAACGTGGACGCGTCCACCATCAAGAAGTCCGCCCTGGCCAAGGGCATGACGACGCTGCTCGATGACGGCGTGCGGAAGATCGCCATGGGCGAGACGACCATCGCCGAGGTCCTGAGCATCACGCAGGAGGACATCTAG
- the gspF gene encoding type II secretion system inner membrane protein GspF produces MPVFEYRGLDSHGKQKKGLLEADSPKTLRSKLRADGIFLTDVLGQAEGSRAGVSKGANASLVARDVDLRKLAGGRVSTEDVAILTRQLATLLGAGVTIVDSLNALVDQAEKERLKRALSDIKQRVNEGSSLADAFSQHPKIFPSIYINMVRAGEASGALDTVLLRLADFTENQAKLQQKIIGTMLYPAIMLLVGGGILVLLMVFVVPKVTKIFETMKATLPLNTRILIAASNFMQAWWFLVIPSIVAGFIFFMRWTKSPKGKPKWDRFTLKAPIFGSLVRLLAISRFARTLSTLLKSGVPMLAALDIVKAVMTNSVLADAVENARESIREGESIATPLKRSGQFPPLVYHMVAIGEKSGQLEDMLLSVADSYETQVNVRIGALTSLLEPMLIVVMGVMIAFVALSILMPILQVNTAIH; encoded by the coding sequence ATGCCCGTCTTCGAATACAGAGGCCTCGATTCCCACGGCAAGCAGAAGAAGGGCTTGCTCGAAGCGGACTCGCCCAAGACGCTGCGCTCCAAGTTGCGCGCGGATGGCATCTTCCTGACCGACGTACTCGGGCAGGCGGAGGGCAGCCGCGCGGGCGTGTCCAAGGGCGCCAACGCGTCGCTCGTGGCGCGCGACGTGGACCTGCGCAAGCTGGCCGGCGGCCGGGTCAGCACCGAGGACGTGGCCATCCTCACCCGCCAGCTCGCGACCCTGCTGGGCGCGGGCGTCACCATCGTGGACTCGCTCAACGCACTGGTGGACCAGGCGGAGAAGGAGCGCCTCAAGCGCGCCCTTTCCGACATCAAGCAGCGCGTGAACGAAGGCTCGTCCCTGGCGGACGCGTTCAGCCAGCACCCGAAGATCTTCCCCAGCATCTACATCAACATGGTGCGCGCGGGTGAGGCCTCCGGCGCGCTGGACACCGTGCTGCTGCGCCTGGCGGACTTCACGGAGAACCAGGCCAAGCTGCAGCAGAAGATCATCGGCACCATGCTCTACCCCGCCATCATGTTGCTGGTGGGCGGCGGCATCCTGGTGCTGCTGATGGTGTTCGTCGTCCCGAAGGTGACGAAGATCTTCGAGACGATGAAGGCCACCCTGCCCCTGAACACGCGCATCCTCATCGCCGCGTCCAACTTCATGCAGGCGTGGTGGTTCCTGGTGATTCCGTCCATCGTGGCGGGCTTCATCTTCTTCATGCGCTGGACGAAGAGCCCCAAGGGCAAGCCCAAGTGGGACCGCTTCACGCTCAAGGCCCCCATCTTCGGCAGCCTCGTGCGCCTCCTGGCCATCTCCCGCTTCGCCCGCACGCTGTCCACGCTGCTCAAGAGCGGCGTGCCCATGCTGGCCGCGCTGGACATCGTCAAGGCAGTGATGACGAACTCGGTGCTGGCGGACGCGGTGGAGAACGCCCGCGAGTCCATCCGCGAGGGCGAAAGCATCGCCACGCCCCTCAAGCGCTCCGGCCAGTTCCCGCCGCTCGTGTACCACATGGTCGCCATCGGTGAGAAATCAGGGCAGCTGGAGGACATGCTCCTGTCGGTGGCGGACTCCTACGAGACGCAGGTGAACGTGCGCATCGGCGCGCTCACCAGCCTCCTGGAGCCCATGCTCATCGTGGTGATGGGCGTGATGATTGCATTCGTCGCACTCAGCATCCTGATGCCGATTCTGCAGGTGAACACGGCCATTCATTAG
- the gspG gene encoding type II secretion system major pseudopilin GspG has protein sequence MHTTNAKKNQRRKNRGMTLIEIMVVITILGLIAAAVGVAVIPKLEEAKQDTAKLDIRNIQSAMKLYYTKKGSYPDTATGLKALVDTQNLERMPLDPWGREYVYMNEGGKPVITSYGADGNPGGEGSDADISSKDQSAKQ, from the coding sequence ATGCACACGACGAACGCGAAGAAGAACCAGCGCCGCAAGAACCGCGGCATGACCCTCATCGAGATCATGGTGGTCATCACCATCCTCGGGCTCATCGCGGCGGCGGTGGGCGTGGCCGTCATCCCGAAGCTGGAAGAGGCCAAGCAGGACACCGCGAAGCTGGACATCCGCAACATCCAGAGCGCGATGAAGCTCTACTACACGAAGAAGGGCTCCTACCCGGACACCGCCACGGGCCTCAAGGCGCTGGTGGACACCCAGAACCTGGAGCGCATGCCGCTGGACCCCTGGGGCCGCGAGTACGTCTACATGAACGAGGGCGGCAAGCCGGTCATCACCAGCTACGGCGCCGACGGCAACCCGGGCGGCGAGGGCTCCGACGCCGACATCTCCTCCAAGGACCAGAGCGCCAAGCAGTAA